One part of the Marinobacter sp. M3C genome encodes these proteins:
- a CDS encoding type II toxin-antitoxin system HigB family toxin: MKILERENIYDFIRKHASSKKPLEAWVNEAEGAAWQTPQDIKNRYRSADFLAGNRAIFNIKGNDYRLVVKIRYQNGIVVVEWVGTHAEYDKKRF; encoded by the coding sequence ATGAAAATTTTAGAAAGAGAAAACATTTACGATTTTATTCGTAAGCACGCTTCATCCAAAAAACCGCTGGAAGCATGGGTTAATGAAGCTGAGGGGGCGGCCTGGCAGACCCCACAAGACATCAAGAACCGCTATCGCAGTGCAGATTTTCTCGCCGGCAATCGGGCCATTTTCAATATCAAAGGCAATGATTACCGACTCGTCGTTAAAATCCGCTATCAGAACGGCATTGTGGTGGTGGAGTGGGTGGGCACTCACGCTGAATACGATAAAAAGCGATTTTAA
- a CDS encoding restriction endonuclease subunit S: MSNTQVYPNDILLNITGASLGRCTIVPTTLETANVSQHVTIIRTIEPISRQYLHHLILSPYGQSMIWSRQVGVAREGLSKKVLELFEMPVLPLEEQHRIVQKVDELMALSDQLKERLNQASETRCQLANTVVEAALG, encoded by the coding sequence ATGTCGAATACTCAGGTCTATCCAAATGACATTCTGCTAAACATAACAGGTGCATCGCTGGGACGCTGCACCATAGTTCCGACCACGCTCGAAACAGCAAATGTTAGCCAGCACGTGACGATTATTCGTACAATCGAGCCGATCAGCCGCCAATATCTACACCATCTGATTTTGTCACCATATGGTCAGTCAATGATTTGGTCTCGCCAGGTTGGGGTGGCGAGAGAAGGCTTGAGCAAGAAAGTTCTCGAGCTGTTCGAAATGCCTGTCCTTCCACTGGAAGAACAACACCGCATCGTCCAAAAAGTCGATGAACTCATGGCTCTCTCCGATCAACTTAAAGAACGTCTGAACCAGGCCAGCGAAACCCGCTGCCAACTGGCCAATACAGTTGTGGAGGCAGCTCTTGGTTAA
- a CDS encoding GntR family transcriptional regulator: MLKSDDFKLNENRVATPKKTEAWKAVYDRIERDLLHQSLFGGYRINELELSRHYTISRTVSSQVLTRLSLMGLVERDERSRWQLTQWDEVRLSELYEVRRRLEPYVLMRAAEFIKPEQLKSYIDRLYHAIDAYPNMDSRQFDELESDLHIDTLGHCPNRQMLKILQRTHALLLSGKHILLDKSYFPEEDPFFHEHLSIFEKLYAGRADLAAQSMEEHLLIAEKKVKQRMASFREHNRVAAVPYLELQG, from the coding sequence ATGTTGAAAAGCGATGATTTTAAGCTCAATGAAAACCGCGTTGCAACGCCGAAAAAGACCGAAGCTTGGAAAGCAGTCTACGACCGTATTGAGCGAGACTTATTGCATCAGTCATTGTTTGGCGGCTACCGCATCAACGAACTGGAGTTGTCACGTCACTACACAATCAGCCGAACAGTATCCAGTCAGGTGCTGACCCGTCTGTCGCTGATGGGGTTGGTGGAACGCGATGAGCGCTCGCGCTGGCAACTGACTCAGTGGGACGAAGTACGACTGAGTGAACTTTATGAAGTGCGGCGCCGCCTAGAGCCCTACGTGCTGATGCGCGCAGCGGAGTTTATCAAACCGGAGCAATTGAAGAGTTACATCGACCGTCTGTATCATGCGATAGATGCATATCCCAACATGGACAGCCGGCAGTTTGACGAGCTGGAAAGCGATCTGCACATTGATACCTTGGGGCATTGCCCGAATCGGCAGATGTTGAAAATCTTGCAGCGTACCCACGCGTTACTGTTATCGGGTAAGCATATTTTGCTCGATAAAAGCTATTTTCCTGAGGAAGACCCGTTTTTTCATGAGCACTTGAGTATTTTTGAGAAGCTCTACGCCGGTCGGGCGGACTTAGCCGCGCAAAGCATGGAAGAGCATTTGCTGATCGCCGAGAAAAAGGTCAAGCAGCGTATGGCGTCGTTCCGCGAGCACAACCGCGTCGCGGCTGTGCCCTATCTGGAACTGCAGGGCTGA
- a CDS encoding GntR family transcriptional regulator: MKKHLNDQLYDIIALSIKSGELAKGQLLLQGHLAEIFGVSRSPVRQALMSLHHSGLICTFEGRATWWAKSLVKC, encoded by the coding sequence ATGAAAAAACATCTGAATGACCAGCTTTACGACATTATTGCCTTAAGTATCAAGAGTGGTGAACTGGCGAAAGGGCAGCTACTACTGCAAGGCCACTTGGCCGAGATTTTCGGTGTAAGCCGCTCACCGGTTCGTCAAGCATTGATGAGCCTACATCATAGCGGTTTGATCTGTACCTTCGAGGGGCGTGCTACTTGGTGGGCAAAGAGCCTAGTAAAGTGCTGA
- a CDS encoding ImmA/IrrE family metallo-endopeptidase, whose translation MDHIKIIKTPEEHEQAMARVMGLMDADPQPGSQDADELDLLALLIERYERKQFPVDVPGPLDAIRFRMDQQGLKKKDLIPYIGSASKVTEVLNGTRNLSLNMIRRLTDGLGIPADVLIRDMSQETANSQDIDWQAFPLSVMRKRGYFEGFNGSLQELREYASEWVSKLLKGIPGGFELKPAMLRTTAHLRSNDKVTDPYALWAWQARVLHKAQEQRLPIAYKKGTVNLAWLKTLAQLSWSEKGPQLAIEYLNKTGIHLVIEPHLPKTYLDGAVCIAANGNPVIAMTLRHDRLDNFWFTLMHELSHVALHLDGTETWFIDDLKARSNDEKEDEADALAQSALMPSQIWESQKPTDPGSIRTLARDLNISPCIIAGRLRHESGDHMLFGTLFREKISF comes from the coding sequence ATGGATCACATCAAAATTATCAAAACTCCGGAGGAACATGAGCAGGCTATGGCCCGTGTCATGGGTCTCATGGATGCTGATCCTCAGCCGGGCAGTCAAGACGCTGATGAGCTGGATTTACTGGCACTGTTAATAGAACGCTATGAGCGGAAGCAATTCCCAGTTGATGTGCCGGGCCCTCTGGACGCCATCCGCTTCCGTATGGATCAGCAGGGCCTCAAGAAGAAAGACCTGATTCCTTACATTGGCTCCGCATCCAAGGTCACCGAGGTACTGAACGGCACACGCAACCTGAGCCTCAACATGATTCGTCGACTCACTGACGGCCTTGGAATCCCAGCCGACGTACTCATTCGGGATATGTCACAGGAAACCGCAAACAGCCAGGATATCGACTGGCAGGCATTCCCTCTGAGCGTGATGCGAAAAAGAGGGTATTTCGAGGGGTTCAACGGCTCGCTCCAGGAATTGAGAGAGTATGCCTCCGAGTGGGTAAGCAAGTTATTGAAGGGTATTCCGGGCGGCTTTGAGCTCAAACCAGCGATGCTCCGTACCACCGCGCATCTGCGTTCTAACGACAAAGTAACAGACCCATACGCACTGTGGGCCTGGCAGGCTCGTGTACTGCACAAAGCTCAGGAGCAGAGATTACCCATCGCCTACAAAAAAGGGACTGTTAACCTGGCATGGCTGAAAACTCTTGCTCAACTGTCCTGGTCGGAAAAAGGACCGCAGCTTGCAATTGAATACTTGAACAAAACGGGCATTCATCTTGTTATAGAACCTCACCTGCCAAAAACCTATCTTGACGGGGCGGTATGTATTGCAGCGAACGGCAATCCAGTAATTGCCATGACGCTCAGACACGACAGGCTCGACAATTTCTGGTTCACGCTCATGCACGAACTTTCACATGTTGCTCTACATCTGGATGGAACAGAGACTTGGTTTATAGATGACCTCAAAGCGAGGAGTAACGACGAAAAGGAAGACGAAGCTGACGCACTGGCTCAGAGTGCACTAATGCCTTCCCAAATATGGGAAAGCCAAAAGCCAACAGACCCGGGCAGCATTCGAACTCTTGCCCGAGACCTCAACATCTCGCCTTGCATTATTGCAGGCAGATTGCGTCATGAATCCGGCGACCACATGCTTTTTGGGACGCTATTCAGAGAAAAAATCAGCTTCTGA